A DNA window from candidate division KSB1 bacterium contains the following coding sequences:
- the arsM gene encoding arsenite methyltransferase, whose translation MPETTTTRKLTLAPTGGGCCGSAPAQREPAETDVKALVKDYYARAVSGRHSGCCSNSAAGALTIPRLAGYRQDVFATVPADAAEKSFGCGDPLAFAKVQSGEIVLDIGSGAGIDCFIAAQKVGPAGKVIGLDMTPAMLEAARRNAAQGGYTNVEFRRGEAENMPVADNSVDWVISNCVINLSPDKPRVFSEIQRVLKPGGRIAISDIVAEALPDFIRNDKESYCGCVGGAVPTADYLRLLTQAGLTEVRVDTRLDYDEAMIRGLVLGDDQLNARYGALIAARPELLQQVKIASVKVVGRKPLPHEQPAVDLRTATTADYDAIAGLLAVTGLPDGGLREALTHAIVAEHYGHLIGVFALERYGSDGLLRSFAVAPAWRGKGIGKMLWQKLLTQAQEAGVRDFYLLTTTIAGLAARAGFEVIPRDDVPAAVRRSSEFGLNQCATATCMRLRTAA comes from the coding sequence ATGCCTGAAACAACGACCACCCGCAAGCTGACGCTGGCGCCGACAGGCGGCGGATGCTGCGGCAGCGCGCCGGCCCAGCGCGAGCCGGCAGAAACCGACGTCAAAGCACTGGTGAAGGATTACTATGCCAGGGCCGTCAGTGGCCGGCACAGCGGCTGCTGCAGCAACAGTGCCGCAGGCGCTCTCACGATTCCCCGTCTGGCCGGTTACCGCCAAGACGTGTTCGCCACCGTGCCGGCCGATGCCGCTGAAAAGAGTTTCGGTTGTGGCGATCCACTCGCCTTTGCTAAAGTGCAGTCCGGCGAAATCGTGCTCGACATCGGCTCGGGCGCCGGCATTGATTGCTTCATTGCCGCGCAAAAAGTGGGGCCCGCCGGCAAAGTCATCGGTCTCGACATGACGCCAGCCATGCTGGAGGCTGCGCGCCGCAACGCCGCACAGGGCGGGTACACCAACGTGGAATTTCGCCGGGGGGAAGCCGAGAACATGCCAGTGGCTGACAACAGCGTCGACTGGGTCATCTCCAATTGCGTCATCAATCTCTCCCCGGACAAGCCCAGAGTCTTCTCCGAAATTCAACGGGTGCTCAAACCCGGCGGCCGCATCGCCATCAGCGATATCGTGGCGGAAGCCCTGCCCGACTTCATCAGAAACGACAAGGAATCCTATTGCGGCTGCGTGGGCGGGGCTGTTCCCACGGCGGATTATCTGCGCTTGCTCACCCAGGCGGGGTTGACGGAGGTGCGTGTCGACACACGCCTGGACTATGATGAAGCCATGATTCGCGGCCTGGTGCTCGGCGATGATCAGCTCAACGCACGATATGGCGCGCTCATCGCCGCCCGGCCCGAACTGTTGCAGCAGGTCAAAATTGCCAGCGTGAAAGTCGTTGGTCGCAAGCCACTGCCGCATGAGCAGCCGGCAGTCGATTTGCGGACTGCCACGACCGCAGATTATGACGCGATTGCCGGGCTGCTGGCAGTGACCGGCTTGCCGGACGGCGGCTTGCGGGAAGCACTGACGCATGCCATCGTGGCCGAGCATTATGGTCATCTCATCGGCGTGTTTGCGCTGGAGCGTTACGGCAGCGACGGTTTGTTGCGCTCTTTTGCCGTGGCACCGGCCTGGCGCGGCAAAGGGATCGGGAAAATGCTCTGGCAGAAGCTGCTCACCCAGGCGCAAGAGGCGGGCGTCAGGGATTTCTATCTGCTGACCACAACCATTGCCGGCCTGGCTGCGCGTGCGGGTTTCGAGGTCATCCCACGAGATGATGTGCCGGCGGCGGTGCGCCGCTCTTCCGAATTCGGACTGAACCAATGTGCCACCGCCACCTGCATGCGCCTGCGCACCGCGGCCTGA
- a CDS encoding HAD family hydrolase produces MTIELHNFNHTTTAAALWRQLPGAAQEGLRRLGRELRGITLDLWGTILDDHPAPTDTVVFSEQRQQFLLQELQRHGIARTAEQVRAAYQHAWEYFDSLWYRQIAFDARDGLTAMLRYLEAELPPDSRARTVEFFENFTTQPPLLPGVREGVTRLAQKYPLALISDTAWTPGRVLRRILAEYDLLRCFKVLIFSGEVGHTKPHPEMFQRALAGLGLAPQHCLHVGDLQRTDIAGARALGMHTAWIHRPTYAGKEQDDQAPDLTISSVAQLANLLLDQPWEQQTGG; encoded by the coding sequence ATGACAATTGAATTGCACAATTTCAATCACACCACCACCGCCGCTGCGCTCTGGCGGCAGCTTCCCGGTGCGGCGCAGGAGGGTTTGCGCCGGCTTGGTCGTGAACTCCGTGGCATCACACTCGATCTCTGGGGCACCATTCTCGACGATCATCCGGCGCCGACTGACACCGTCGTGTTCAGCGAGCAGCGCCAGCAGTTCCTTCTGCAGGAATTGCAGCGCCATGGCATTGCGAGAACTGCGGAGCAGGTGCGCGCCGCTTATCAGCATGCCTGGGAGTATTTCGACAGCCTGTGGTACCGGCAGATCGCTTTCGATGCCCGCGACGGTCTGACGGCCATGTTGCGTTATCTCGAAGCGGAGCTGCCGCCTGACAGCCGGGCGCGCACCGTGGAATTCTTCGAAAATTTCACCACCCAGCCACCGCTGCTGCCGGGCGTGCGGGAAGGCGTGACGCGGCTGGCGCAAAAGTATCCGCTGGCATTGATCTCTGACACCGCGTGGACACCCGGCCGGGTGTTACGCCGCATTCTGGCGGAGTATGATTTGCTGCGCTGCTTCAAGGTGCTGATCTTTTCCGGGGAAGTCGGCCACACCAAGCCGCATCCCGAGATGTTCCAGCGCGCTCTGGCCGGGCTGGGACTGGCGCCACAGCACTGCCTTCACGTTGGTGATTTGCAGCGCACCGACATCGCTGGTGCCAGGGCATTGGGCATGCACACTGCCTGGATTCATCGCCCCACTTATGCCGGGAAAGAGCAGGACGATCAGGCCCCCGATTTGACGATTTCCAGTGTGGCGCAGCTTGCGAATTTGTTGTTGGATCAGCCCTGGGAGCAGCAGACCGGCGGCTGA
- a CDS encoding zinc ribbon domain-containing protein, translating into MKCSSCGHRVIRRARYCDACGAPLFPRSKSAAVAPANSRSRFFGAVLLSAGIAVGALLMYFATRPTSSKQVHGNFDPSLRGEVLAAQYPLVYEVASQFLCPCGSCNDGLEVCDCDMKNGAFQVRREIHQLLQVHEVPHVIELLATRYGHRKTGASSPASLWQKPGASLLH; encoded by the coding sequence ATGAAATGCTCGTCTTGCGGCCATCGTGTGATCCGGCGTGCCAGGTATTGCGATGCCTGTGGCGCCCCTCTCTTCCCCCGCTCAAAATCTGCCGCGGTCGCGCCGGCCAATTCACGCTCCCGGTTTTTCGGCGCGGTTTTGTTGTCCGCGGGCATCGCCGTCGGCGCGCTGTTGATGTACTTTGCCACCCGGCCGACATCATCGAAGCAGGTGCACGGGAATTTTGATCCCAGTCTGCGCGGCGAGGTACTGGCCGCGCAATATCCGCTGGTCTACGAAGTCGCCTCTCAATTTCTCTGCCCCTGCGGGTCCTGCAACGACGGGCTGGAAGTCTGCGATTGTGACATGAAAAATGGCGCGTTTCAGGTGCGCCGGGAAATCCATCAACTCCTGCAGGTGCATGAAGTGCCGCATGTGATCGAGTTGCTTGCCACGCGCTACGGCCATCGCAAAACCGGCGCGTCTTCACCCGCCTCCCTGTGGCAAAAGCCCGGCGCTTCCCTCCTCCACTAG
- the pruA gene encoding L-glutamate gamma-semialdehyde dehydrogenase — translation MITAFKNTALLDYSDAANHQAMLQALREVEAQSAREYALFIDGEQVKTGKLKPSHNPCEKTKVIGLFHQAGVKEVDLAMAAALRAFESWQHVDPKERAIVLFKAAEIMRRRRHELSAVMVLEAGKNWNEADADTAEAIDFLEFYGREMLRYSERQPVTAVAGEYNELVYLPLGVGVVIPPWNFPLAILTGMTSAAIVTGNTVLLKPASDTPAIGYRLVEIFRDAGLPPGVLNYLPGSGGEIGDYLVAHPQTRFIAFTGSKEVGLHINELAAKPQKGQIWIKRVVAEMGGKDAIIVDDEADLAAAVEAVTVSAFGFQGQKCSACSRAIISGRVYDEFSERLVARTRQITIGPVQDPRNWMGAVINAAAQEKTLQYIAIGRQEGKLLCGGEKGPAGGYFVQPTIFGEVAPNARLACEEIFAPVLALIKVRDFDQAIAVANASEYGLTGAVFTRNRDKIARAKRDFHCGNLYLNRKCTGALVGGHPFGGFNMSGTNSKAGGRDYLLLFLQAKSISEKL, via the coding sequence ATGATCACTGCATTCAAGAATACCGCCCTGCTGGATTATTCTGATGCCGCCAACCATCAGGCCATGCTGCAGGCGCTGCGCGAAGTGGAGGCGCAAAGCGCGCGCGAGTACGCCCTGTTCATTGACGGCGAGCAGGTGAAAACCGGCAAACTCAAGCCCTCGCACAACCCCTGCGAGAAGACGAAGGTGATCGGCCTGTTTCATCAGGCGGGCGTCAAGGAGGTGGACCTGGCGATGGCCGCGGCGCTGCGCGCGTTCGAATCCTGGCAGCATGTTGATCCCAAAGAACGCGCCATCGTGCTGTTCAAGGCCGCGGAAATCATGCGCCGGCGACGGCACGAGTTGTCCGCCGTGATGGTCCTGGAAGCCGGCAAAAATTGGAACGAAGCCGATGCCGACACGGCGGAGGCGATCGATTTTCTGGAATTCTACGGCCGCGAGATGCTGCGCTATTCCGAACGCCAGCCGGTGACCGCAGTGGCGGGGGAATACAACGAACTGGTTTACCTGCCACTCGGGGTGGGCGTGGTGATACCGCCGTGGAATTTTCCGCTCGCCATTCTCACCGGCATGACCAGCGCGGCGATTGTCACCGGCAACACGGTTTTGCTGAAGCCCGCCAGTGACACGCCCGCCATCGGCTATCGTCTGGTTGAAATTTTTCGCGACGCCGGTCTGCCACCCGGTGTGTTGAACTACCTTCCGGGCAGCGGCGGAGAGATCGGCGATTATCTCGTGGCGCATCCGCAAACCCGCTTCATTGCCTTCACCGGCTCGAAAGAAGTGGGTTTGCACATCAACGAGCTGGCGGCCAAACCGCAGAAGGGGCAGATCTGGATCAAGCGTGTGGTGGCGGAAATGGGCGGCAAGGACGCCATCATCGTGGACGATGAGGCCGATTTGGCGGCGGCCGTGGAGGCGGTGACCGTGAGCGCCTTCGGTTTTCAAGGACAAAAGTGCAGCGCCTGTTCGCGGGCGATCATCTCCGGCAGGGTGTATGACGAATTCAGCGAGCGGCTGGTGGCACGCACCCGCCAGATCACGATCGGTCCGGTGCAGGACCCGCGCAACTGGATGGGCGCGGTCATCAACGCCGCCGCGCAGGAGAAAACGCTGCAGTACATCGCGATCGGCAGGCAGGAAGGCAAATTGTTGTGTGGCGGCGAGAAAGGCCCGGCGGGCGGCTATTTTGTGCAGCCGACCATCTTTGGCGAAGTGGCACCCAACGCGCGCCTCGCCTGCGAGGAAATCTTTGCGCCGGTGCTGGCGCTCATCAAAGTGCGGGATTTCGACCAGGCGATTGCCGTTGCGAACGCCAGTGAGTATGGCCTGACCGGTGCGGTGTTCACCCGCAACCGCGACAAGATTGCCCGCGCCAAGCGCGATTTCCACTGCGGCAACCTTTACCTCAACCGCAAGTGCACCGGTGCGCTGGTGGGCGGCCATCCCTTCGGTGGTTTCAACATGAGCGGCACCAATTCCAAAGCCGGCGGCCGCGACTATCTGCTGCTCTTTCTGCAGGCCAAGTCGATCTCGGAAAAATTGTGA
- a CDS encoding cyclase family protein, translated as MHCTPAPPGLPAGHLIDLTHPFSAETIYWPTAKSFTLEKVAEGMTAAGYYYAANNFSAAEHGGTHLDSPIHFAEGKHTTDEIPLERLVGPAVVVDVSTAAAADRDYQIQIADFEAWEKQHGRLPAQAIVLLRTGYGKYWPDREKYLGTAETGPQAVAGLHFPGLHPQAAAWLVQRGVKAVGIDTPSIDYGQSTLFESHQTLFRENIPAFENVAQLEQLPAVGATVIALPMKIKGGSGGPLRIIAIVP; from the coding sequence ATGCATTGCACGCCCGCACCGCCGGGCTTGCCCGCCGGCCACTTGATCGATTTGACCCATCCATTCTCGGCGGAGACGATTTACTGGCCGACGGCAAAATCGTTCACGCTCGAGAAAGTCGCGGAGGGCATGACCGCGGCGGGTTATTACTACGCCGCCAATAATTTCTCCGCCGCCGAGCATGGCGGCACCCATCTCGATTCGCCCATCCATTTTGCCGAGGGCAAGCATACCACCGACGAAATCCCGCTGGAGCGACTGGTGGGGCCGGCGGTGGTGGTGGATGTGTCCACTGCGGCGGCAGCCGATCGTGATTATCAAATTCAAATTGCCGATTTCGAAGCGTGGGAAAAGCAGCATGGCCGCCTGCCGGCGCAAGCTATCGTGCTGCTGCGCACCGGCTATGGTAAATATTGGCCGGATCGCGAAAAATATCTCGGTACCGCCGAGACGGGACCGCAGGCAGTTGCCGGGTTGCATTTCCCCGGCTTGCATCCCCAGGCCGCAGCCTGGCTGGTGCAGCGTGGTGTCAAAGCCGTGGGCATCGATACGCCGAGCATCGATTACGGCCAATCGACGCTGTTCGAGAGCCATCAGACATTGTTTCGTGAAAACATTCCGGCCTTCGAGAATGTCGCGCAGCTCGAGCAACTTCCGGCAGTCGGCGCCACCGTGATTGCGCTGCCGATGAAAATCAAGGGTGGCAGCGGTGGACCGCTGCGCATCATTGCGATCGTGCCGTGA
- a CDS encoding phosphoribosylanthranilate isomerase, which produces MTMLPVKICGITRMEDALLAVELGAAAIGFVFYPKSSRCTDAETAHHIGRQLPSSVARVGVFVNPDPETLHFTAEVAGLTHIQLHGDESPYLCRHSPLPVIKNMRAAAVVSAGELRNFPAAAFLVDGSKPGELGGVSGRSDWEFCAKLRESKFTVLAGGLSADNVAAAVRVAQPDAIDLSSAVESRAGVKDPAKLRQFFTAVRKLDYSDSRLPRGFLSLI; this is translated from the coding sequence ATGACCATGCTTCCCGTAAAAATCTGTGGGATCACCCGGATGGAAGATGCCCTGCTCGCGGTCGAGCTGGGAGCCGCCGCCATCGGGTTCGTCTTCTATCCCAAAAGCTCGCGCTGCACGGATGCGGAAACGGCGCATCATATCGGCCGGCAATTGCCCAGCAGTGTCGCGCGGGTGGGGGTGTTCGTCAATCCGGATCCGGAGACGCTGCACTTCACCGCGGAAGTTGCCGGGCTGACCCACATCCAACTGCACGGTGACGAAAGCCCGTATCTCTGCCGGCACTCGCCGCTGCCGGTGATCAAGAACATGCGCGCGGCCGCGGTTGTGTCCGCCGGTGAATTGCGCAACTTTCCCGCCGCGGCTTTTCTGGTGGATGGCAGCAAGCCCGGCGAGCTGGGTGGGGTGAGTGGCCGCAGCGATTGGGAGTTTTGCGCCAAACTGCGGGAAAGCAAATTCACCGTGCTGGCGGGTGGTCTTTCGGCAGACAACGTCGCGGCAGCGGTTCGTGTGGCCCAGCCCGATGCCATCGATCTTTCCAGCGCGGTGGAAAGCCGTGCGGGCGTGAAAGATCCGGCCAAGCTGCGGCAGTTCTTCACCGCGGTCCGCAAGCTCGACTACAGTGACAGTCGTTTGCCCAGGGGATTTCTTTCACTCATCTGA
- a CDS encoding alpha/beta fold hydrolase, giving the protein MKLAFREYGRGEKTLVILHGLLGSAQNWQRVAKELGEKHRILVVDQRNHGESPHHPDHSFAALRDDLGEFFDQQGLQQAYLLGHSMGGVAAMEFAFHHPGRLQGLIVEDIAPRPYHSQAAAILEALSSIKLEGLTARQQVDALLTPHLPNPVIRQFVLTNLVRSADNTFVWRVNLATLRAFQREMASYTAAPTARFTGETLFLGGGDSQYHLDHDESLLLSHFPNSHLLMIPGAGHWIHFDARPAFVSAVARFLDHGLAAFRRVAP; this is encoded by the coding sequence ATGAAACTTGCCTTTCGTGAGTATGGCCGTGGCGAAAAGACGCTGGTCATTCTTCACGGCCTGCTCGGTTCCGCGCAGAATTGGCAGCGCGTGGCCAAAGAGCTCGGTGAAAAGCACCGGATCCTGGTGGTTGATCAGCGCAATCACGGTGAGTCGCCGCATCACCCCGATCACAGCTTTGCCGCACTGCGGGATGACCTCGGGGAGTTTTTTGATCAGCAGGGATTGCAGCAGGCTTATCTTTTGGGGCATTCGATGGGCGGGGTGGCAGCGATGGAATTTGCTTTTCACCACCCCGGGCGCCTGCAGGGATTGATTGTTGAAGATATTGCGCCGCGGCCCTATCACAGCCAGGCGGCCGCCATTTTGGAGGCATTGTCAAGCATAAAGCTGGAAGGCCTGACTGCGCGCCAGCAAGTCGATGCCCTGCTGACGCCACACCTCCCCAATCCGGTCATCCGCCAATTCGTGTTGACCAATCTCGTGCGCAGCGCGGACAACACGTTCGTGTGGCGGGTCAATCTTGCGACACTGCGCGCCTTTCAGCGGGAAATGGCTTCCTATACTGCTGCCCCCACTGCGCGCTTCACCGGCGAAACCCTTTTTCTGGGCGGTGGCGACTCCCAGTATCATCTCGATCACGATGAATCCCTCCTGCTCTCCCATTTCCCCAACAGTCACTTGCTCATGATTCCCGGTGCCGGCCATTGGATTCATTTCGATGCCCGGCCGGCATTCGTCAGCGCAGTTGCGCGCTTCCTGGATCACGGTCTGGCGGCTTTTCGTCGTGTTGCGCCATGA
- a CDS encoding prolipoprotein diacylglyceryl transferase, whose translation MYPDLFSLGPVAIHSFGVMAMLGFLTGTLLMRSEFRRLGLDPDLAVTISTVALIGGFVGARLYYMIEHWHEFATPLGDVFWRGGLNWHGGLLGVTLPWLWRLAASKTKKSTAPLCNRQTAIFSLLLAYLGARLPVVVHYWRNVAESFATVFNGAGLVWYGGLFGGAAAVMWTIRHYNMPFWTTVDVVAVQLLVGQSFGRMGCFLSGDGDYGPPADVPWAMAFPQGVVPTTERVHPTPLYDIVLLLTAFAIIWKVRRKGFMPGTLSGLYLIAAGGERFLTEFWRRTPKIAFGWMTLAQIISLAMILAGVVLICLRREPRKV comes from the coding sequence ATGTATCCGGATCTCTTCAGCCTCGGCCCGGTTGCCATTCACAGCTTCGGCGTGATGGCGATGCTCGGCTTTCTCACGGGCACGCTGCTCATGCGCAGCGAATTCCGCCGTCTCGGTCTTGATCCCGACCTCGCTGTCACGATTTCCACCGTGGCGCTGATCGGTGGCTTTGTGGGCGCGCGCCTCTACTACATGATCGAGCACTGGCATGAATTCGCCACTCCCCTTGGCGATGTCTTTTGGCGCGGTGGCTTGAACTGGCATGGTGGCCTGCTCGGCGTGACGCTGCCGTGGCTCTGGCGGCTGGCGGCAAGCAAGACAAAAAAAAGCACGGCGCCGTTGTGCAACAGACAAACAGCGATCTTCTCGCTGCTTCTGGCCTATCTCGGCGCACGACTGCCGGTCGTGGTTCACTATTGGCGCAATGTGGCTGAGTCCTTTGCGACCGTTTTCAACGGCGCGGGGCTGGTGTGGTATGGCGGTTTGTTCGGCGGTGCCGCCGCAGTGATGTGGACCATCCGCCATTACAACATGCCGTTTTGGACAACGGTGGATGTGGTGGCCGTGCAACTGCTCGTCGGCCAGAGCTTCGGTCGCATGGGGTGCTTTCTGTCCGGCGACGGCGATTACGGCCCGCCTGCGGACGTGCCCTGGGCCATGGCATTTCCGCAGGGCGTGGTGCCCACCACTGAACGCGTGCATCCCACGCCGCTTTATGACATTGTCCTGCTGTTGACGGCCTTCGCCATCATCTGGAAAGTCCGGCGCAAGGGCTTCATGCCGGGCACCTTGTCGGGTCTCTACCTGATTGCCGCGGGCGGCGAACGTTTCCTCACGGAATTTTGGCGGCGCACCCCCAAAATCGCCTTCGGCTGGATGACGCTCGCACAAATAATCAGTCTGGCGATGATCCTCGCCGGTGTGGTTTTGATTTGTCTCAGGCGCGAACCGCGGAAAGTCTGA
- a CDS encoding SDR family oxidoreductase, whose product MDLGLQHKVAIVTGASRGLGRGIALALAREGCHLSICARQAAALEQAAAEMRAHQVRVLPLALDLSRADQITPLVEQTLEQFGRLDILINNVGGNRRGEFESTTEQDWQDIIELNLMAQVRLSRAVVPHMRRQGGGVIIFIASIFGRESGGRGLSIYNTTKSAVISLAKIMAVELAPHKIRVNSVAPGSIRFPGGSWDKRCQQDPQGMAEFVKRELPLGRFGTVEEVANVVAFLASERASLITGACLNVDGCQSRSLI is encoded by the coding sequence ATGGATCTGGGCTTGCAGCACAAAGTGGCAATTGTCACCGGCGCCAGCCGCGGCCTCGGCCGGGGCATTGCGCTGGCGCTCGCCCGCGAGGGATGCCACCTCAGCATTTGCGCCCGCCAGGCCGCGGCTTTGGAGCAAGCGGCGGCGGAAATGCGCGCCCACCAGGTCAGGGTTTTGCCCCTCGCCCTGGACTTGTCGCGCGCCGATCAGATCACCCCACTGGTTGAGCAAACCCTCGAACAGTTCGGCCGCCTGGACATTCTGATCAACAACGTTGGCGGCAACCGCCGCGGCGAATTCGAATCCACCACCGAGCAGGATTGGCAGGACATCATCGAATTGAATCTCATGGCCCAGGTGCGTCTCAGTCGGGCGGTGGTGCCGCACATGCGCCGGCAGGGCGGTGGCGTCATCATTTTTATTGCCTCGATTTTCGGCCGCGAATCCGGCGGCCGGGGCCTGTCGATCTACAACACCACCAAGTCCGCCGTGATCAGTCTGGCCAAGATCATGGCGGTGGAGTTGGCGCCCCACAAGATTCGCGTCAACAGCGTGGCACCCGGCTCGATTCGCTTTCCCGGTGGCAGTTGGGACAAGCGCTGTCAGCAGGACCCGCAGGGCATGGCGGAATTTGTCAAACGGGAATTGCCCCTGGGCCGATTTGGCACGGTGGAGGAAGTCGCCAATGTCGTGGCGTTTCTCGCCTCCGAGCGCGCCAGCCTGATCACCGGCGCCTGCCTGAATGTTGATGGCTGCCAATCCCGCTCACTGATCTAG
- a CDS encoding MarR family transcriptional regulator produces MNPDAVITQQVERLQRLTKELLRKYQMRDRNEIACCGVTVSQCYAVDALGENGEMTMVQLAKYLFLDKSTCTRVIDPLVQRGLVERQSSRRDRREIIVRLTAAGSGLQRRIRAELHNSQRQILARLPVDKREQVLESLELLSLAVHDWLATCCCPEKVTKPQNLKRLNLEGRTHA; encoded by the coding sequence ATGAACCCTGATGCCGTCATCACTCAACAAGTCGAGCGCCTGCAACGACTGACCAAAGAGTTGCTGCGCAAGTATCAAATGCGTGACCGCAACGAAATCGCCTGCTGTGGCGTGACTGTGTCCCAGTGCTACGCCGTGGATGCTCTCGGCGAAAACGGTGAAATGACCATGGTGCAACTCGCGAAATATCTTTTCCTCGACAAAAGCACCTGCACGCGCGTGATCGATCCGTTGGTGCAGCGCGGGCTGGTCGAGCGACAGAGCAGCAGGCGTGACCGCCGCGAGATCATCGTCCGTTTGACCGCTGCCGGCTCCGGGCTCCAGCGTCGCATTCGTGCAGAATTGCACAACAGCCAGCGCCAGATTCTGGCGCGCCTGCCCGTGGATAAACGCGAACAAGTCCTGGAAAGTTTGGAACTCCTCTCTCTCGCCGTGCACGACTGGCTGGCCACCTGTTGCTGCCCGGAGAAGGTCACAAAACCACAAAACCTGAAACGACTCAACCTGGAAGGAAGAACCCATGCCTGA
- the thrB gene encoding homoserine kinase — MTKTIHVHVKGSTSNLGAGFDTLGLAVVLPLHVICHVAGDHSGVLSARGEGAAEIAAAPDNLIVRAFAFACRKLQQPAPPLALEIDNHIPLRRGLGSSGAAIIAGLLAAEAYFGNPFGSSGILNLACELEGHPENAAASLLGGMTVTGVDQGGVRCARFAPPPGWVAACFVPVREVATEAARRVLPTAVRRQEAVANLQSAALMVAAFAQHRPDLLRLAARDTLHQPYRKPLIPAFDEITTAAQQAGAFCSFLSGSGSTILALCEDGAAERVVTAMAAAAQALEVAGRPLLLQLAADGAVVEIS; from the coding sequence ATGACAAAAACAATTCATGTGCACGTCAAGGGCTCGACTTCCAACCTGGGCGCGGGCTTTGACACGCTCGGACTCGCGGTGGTGTTGCCTTTGCACGTGATTTGTCATGTCGCGGGCGACCACAGCGGAGTACTTTCGGCGCGTGGCGAGGGCGCGGCAGAAATCGCCGCGGCGCCGGACAATCTGATTGTGCGTGCCTTTGCCTTTGCCTGCCGCAAGCTGCAGCAGCCGGCACCGCCGCTGGCGCTCGAAATCGACAACCACATTCCGTTGCGTCGCGGGCTGGGCAGCAGCGGTGCGGCGATCATCGCAGGTTTGCTGGCGGCGGAGGCGTATTTCGGCAATCCGTTCGGATCCTCCGGCATTTTGAATCTGGCCTGTGAGCTGGAGGGCCATCCCGAGAATGCGGCGGCTTCGCTGCTCGGTGGGATGACGGTGACCGGCGTCGACCAGGGCGGGGTGAGGTGTGCGCGTTTCGCACCCCCACCGGGATGGGTTGCCGCCTGTTTTGTGCCTGTGCGCGAGGTTGCCACCGAGGCTGCGCGGCGTGTCCTGCCCACGGCCGTGCGGCGGCAGGAGGCCGTTGCCAACCTGCAGAGTGCCGCTCTGATGGTCGCCGCCTTTGCGCAGCACCGGCCGGATCTGCTCCGCCTGGCGGCGCGTGACACCCTGCACCAGCCCTATCGCAAGCCGCTCATTCCCGCCTTTGATGAAATCACCACGGCGGCGCAACAAGCCGGTGCGTTCTGCAGTTTTCTCAGCGGCTCGGGCTCCACGATTCTGGCACTCTGCGAAGACGGAGCCGCGGAGCGGGTGGTCACGGCCATGGCAGCCGCGGCACAGGCTCTGGAGGTGGCGGGCCGGCCGTTGTTGTTGCAGCTCGCGGCAGATGGTGCGGTGGTGGAGATTTCGTAA